Proteins from one Fundidesulfovibrio magnetotacticus genomic window:
- a CDS encoding OmpA/MotB family protein, whose amino-acid sequence MPTRSRKIAFTLMALIPVLATLFIATELFDVRPAQEAARQWALDVLGAPRQPDAPAPDPAQAASALESARQMDHAYDELVRTLEPQVRSQEICIEREGTRLEIRFLEQVLFPSGSAVITKEGEEVLAKTARALARIENRPFTIVGHTDSVPIQTDIYPSNWELSTGRACSVVRYLSGKGGIASTRFFAAGRSEYDPVADNHTEAGKAKNRRVQILVTDQECMRLTAPAPAQTPPPGQKAP is encoded by the coding sequence GGCCACGTTGTTCATCGCCACCGAGCTTTTCGACGTGCGCCCCGCCCAGGAGGCCGCCCGGCAGTGGGCCCTGGACGTGCTGGGCGCGCCCCGCCAGCCCGACGCCCCCGCGCCGGACCCCGCGCAGGCGGCCTCGGCCCTGGAGAGCGCCCGCCAGATGGACCACGCCTACGACGAGCTTGTGCGCACCCTGGAGCCCCAGGTGCGCTCGCAGGAGATCTGCATCGAGCGCGAGGGCACGCGCCTGGAGATCCGTTTCCTCGAGCAGGTGCTCTTCCCCTCGGGCAGCGCCGTGATCACCAAGGAGGGCGAGGAGGTGCTGGCCAAGACCGCCCGCGCCCTGGCGCGCATCGAGAACCGCCCCTTCACCATCGTGGGCCACACGGACTCCGTGCCCATCCAGACCGACATCTACCCCTCCAACTGGGAGCTTTCCACGGGCCGGGCCTGTTCCGTGGTCCGCTACCTCTCGGGCAAGGGCGGCATCGCGTCCACGCGCTTCTTCGCGGCCGGTCGCTCCGAGTACGACCCCGTGGCCGACAACCACACCGAGGCGGGCAAGGCCAAGAACCGCCGCGTGCAGATCCTGGTGACGGACCAGGAGTGCATGCGCCTCACGGCTCCGGCCCCAGCGCAAACCCCGCCCCCTGGCCAGAAGGCCCCGTAG